A single region of the Mycobacterium lentiflavum genome encodes:
- a CDS encoding SRPBCC family protein, whose amino-acid sequence MHPCERVDLDFIENAPFRFRNSVDLAITPEQVFEVLADAEAWPSWASVITKVTWTSPEPRGVGTTRIVEMRGGITGDEEFLAWEPFTRMAFRFNECSTAAVAAFAEDYRVEVIPGGCRLTWTMAQKPAGPARFAMVFAGPLLNLGLRRFLSNLRRYTDNRFAATQQR is encoded by the coding sequence ATGCATCCCTGCGAGCGCGTCGACCTCGACTTCATCGAGAACGCGCCATTCCGGTTCCGCAACAGCGTCGACCTGGCGATAACGCCCGAGCAGGTTTTCGAGGTGCTGGCCGACGCCGAGGCCTGGCCGAGCTGGGCGTCGGTGATCACCAAGGTCACCTGGACCAGTCCCGAACCTCGTGGGGTCGGCACCACCCGCATCGTCGAGATGCGCGGCGGCATCACCGGCGACGAGGAGTTTTTGGCTTGGGAACCGTTCACCCGCATGGCATTTCGGTTCAACGAGTGCTCGACGGCAGCCGTCGCCGCCTTCGCCGAGGACTACCGCGTCGAGGTTATCCCCGGCGGCTGCCGGCTGACCTGGACCATGGCCCAGAAGCCCGCCGGGCCGGCACGATTTGCGATGGTCTTCGCCGGGCCGCTGCTGAACCTGGGCCTGCGCCGATTTCTGAGCAACCTGCGCCGCTATACCGACAACCGATTTGCTGCTACGCAACAGCGTTAG
- the ypfJ gene encoding KPN_02809 family neutral zinc metallopeptidase translates to MTFNEGMQIDTSTADSSGGGGMGMALGGGGVGLLILVAALFFGIDPGKVMAPQGANTGGYSAPGFDLSQCKTGADANKYVQCRVVATGNSVDAVWHQLMPNYTRPHVRLFTGSVNTGCGPATTAVGPFYCPVDQTAYFDTDFFKELVDRFGSSGGPFAQEYVVAHEYGHHVQQLQGNLGRAQQGAQGAGGNGVRTELQADCYAGIWAHYASTVKQESTGVPYLEPLSDKDIQDALSAAASVGDDRIQKESTGRVNPESWTHGSAAQRQKWFTIGYQTGDVQQCDTFASTNLG, encoded by the coding sequence ATGACCTTCAACGAGGGTATGCAGATCGACACCAGCACCGCGGATTCGTCCGGCGGTGGCGGCATGGGGATGGCCCTCGGGGGCGGCGGCGTCGGGCTGCTGATCCTGGTCGCGGCCTTGTTCTTCGGCATCGATCCCGGCAAGGTCATGGCGCCGCAGGGCGCGAATACCGGCGGCTACTCGGCGCCCGGCTTCGACTTGAGCCAGTGCAAGACCGGAGCCGACGCCAACAAGTACGTGCAGTGCCGGGTGGTCGCCACCGGCAACTCCGTGGACGCGGTCTGGCACCAGCTGATGCCGAACTACACCCGTCCGCATGTGCGGCTGTTCACCGGATCGGTCAACACCGGCTGCGGACCGGCCACCACGGCGGTGGGGCCGTTCTACTGCCCGGTGGACCAGACCGCGTATTTCGACACCGACTTCTTCAAGGAGCTGGTTGATCGATTCGGTTCCAGCGGTGGCCCTTTCGCGCAGGAGTACGTGGTTGCCCATGAATACGGCCACCACGTCCAGCAGTTGCAGGGCAACCTGGGCCGCGCCCAGCAGGGCGCCCAGGGCGCCGGCGGGAACGGGGTCCGCACGGAGTTGCAGGCCGACTGCTACGCCGGCATCTGGGCGCACTACGCGTCGACGGTCAAGCAGGAAAGCACCGGCGTGCCGTACCTAGAGCCGCTGAGTGACAAGGATATTCAGGATGCGCTCTCGGCTGCCGCGTCCGTCGGCGATGACCGGATCCAGAAGGAGTCGACCGGGCGCGTCAACCCGGAGTCGTGGACCCACGGATCCGCCGCGCAGCGCCAAAAGTGGTTCACCATCGGCTACCAGACCGGCGATGTGCAGCAGTGCGACACATTCGCCTCGACGAACCTCGGCTAG
- a CDS encoding purple acid phosphatase family protein produces the protein MTDDADPAAPDSGSGISRRRLLTTSATSAVVGMGVGAGVGVGAAALLWSHSPGPGLLRRPDRDGAPPVFGLHLQFGKNAGTEVVVSWHSTEAVRNPRVMLGTPGSGFGQTVAAETRTYRDAKSNNEVRVNHARLTNLTPDTDYVYAAVHDGAEPEQGTVRTGPVGRKPLRFTSFGDQSTPTLDRMPDGTYSTDNIGSPAAADTTLAIERLGPLFNLVNGDLCYANLAQDRVRTWSNWFENNTRSARYRPWMPAAGNHENELGNGPVGYGAYQTYFTVPDSGASPELRGLWYSFTAGSVRVISLNNDDVAYQDGGNFYIHNYSGGEQKRWLTAELAAARRDPDIDWVVICMHQTAVSTAERANGADLGVREQWLPLFDQYQVDLVLCGHEHHYERSHPLRGTENTDTRTPIPVDTHDVIDTTRGTVHVVAGGGGTSAPSNGMLFPEPRCRVITGVGAFDPSIGRKKPIYVLEDAPWSAFRDFENPYGFVAFDVDPGQPGGNTSITATHYALRGQLGAVAVVEQFTLTKPRGDKPA, from the coding sequence ATGACCGACGACGCCGACCCCGCCGCGCCGGACAGCGGGTCGGGCATTAGCCGCCGCCGGTTGTTGACCACCAGCGCCACCTCGGCGGTCGTCGGGATGGGTGTTGGCGCAGGCGTCGGGGTGGGCGCCGCCGCGCTGTTGTGGTCCCACTCGCCCGGGCCCGGGCTGCTGCGCCGGCCGGATCGCGACGGTGCACCGCCGGTGTTCGGCCTGCACCTGCAATTCGGCAAGAACGCCGGCACCGAGGTGGTGGTGTCATGGCACAGCACCGAGGCCGTCCGCAATCCGCGGGTCATGCTTGGCACGCCGGGATCCGGTTTCGGCCAGACCGTTGCGGCAGAAACCCGAACTTACCGAGATGCTAAGTCCAACAACGAGGTTCGTGTCAACCACGCTCGCCTGACCAACCTGACTCCGGATACCGACTATGTGTATGCCGCGGTGCACGACGGCGCCGAACCGGAGCAGGGCACCGTCCGGACCGGACCTGTGGGGCGAAAGCCGTTGCGCTTCACAAGCTTCGGCGATCAGTCGACCCCGACTCTGGACAGGATGCCCGATGGCACCTACAGCACCGACAACATCGGTTCACCCGCGGCCGCCGACACCACGCTGGCGATCGAGCGCCTCGGACCGCTGTTCAACCTCGTCAACGGCGACCTGTGCTACGCCAACCTCGCCCAGGACCGCGTCCGCACCTGGTCCAACTGGTTCGAGAACAACACGCGTTCGGCGCGCTACCGACCGTGGATGCCGGCGGCCGGCAACCACGAGAACGAGTTGGGCAACGGGCCGGTCGGCTACGGCGCGTACCAGACGTACTTCACGGTGCCCGATTCCGGGGCAAGCCCTGAACTGCGTGGGCTCTGGTACTCGTTCACCGCCGGTTCGGTGCGGGTGATCAGCCTTAACAACGACGACGTGGCCTACCAGGACGGCGGCAACTTCTACATCCACAACTATTCGGGTGGCGAGCAGAAGCGTTGGCTGACAGCTGAACTCGCGGCGGCGCGGCGCGATCCCGATATCGACTGGGTGGTCATCTGCATGCATCAGACCGCCGTGTCGACCGCCGAGCGCGCCAACGGCGCCGACCTCGGCGTCCGCGAGCAATGGTTGCCGCTGTTCGACCAGTACCAGGTCGATCTGGTGTTGTGCGGCCACGAGCACCACTACGAGCGGTCCCATCCGTTGCGGGGAACCGAAAACACCGACACCCGAACGCCGATACCCGTCGACACCCACGACGTGATCGACACGACGCGCGGGACGGTGCACGTCGTCGCGGGCGGCGGCGGCACCTCGGCACCGTCTAACGGCATGCTCTTCCCCGAGCCCCGGTGCCGGGTGATCACCGGCGTCGGCGCGTTCGATCCCTCGATCGGGCGCAAGAAGCCGATTTACGTCCTCGAGGACGCACCATGGTCGGCGTTTCGCGACTTCGAGAACCCCTATGGCTTCGTGGCTTTCGACGTCGATCCCGGCCAACCCGGCGGCAACACCTCGATCACGGCCACGCATTATGCACTGCGCGGGCAACTCGGCGCGGTTGCCGTCGTGGAGCAGTTCACCCTGACCAAACCGCGCGGCGACAAGCCCGCTTAG
- a CDS encoding oxidoreductase gives MATNIALVGPGAVGTTVAALLYQAGHSVLVCGRTARDSIELRPDGQDPIVVPGPVHTDPALICDPVDVVILAVKATQNEASAGWLSRLCAEHTIVTVLQNGVEQVEQVQPLCPSSPVVPGIVWYGAETQPGGWVRLRTEPALVLPSGPAAATVAELLRGAGCRVDCDPDFLTAAWRKLLTNALAGFMALSRRRSGMFRRDDVAELSRRYVAECLAVARAEGARLPDDVVDELGGLFRQAPEDMGTSILADAENHRRMEWDIRNGVIIRKARAHNLPTPISDVLVPLLAAASDGPG, from the coding sequence ATCGCCACAAACATCGCTCTCGTGGGTCCCGGTGCTGTCGGCACGACGGTCGCCGCGCTCCTGTACCAGGCCGGGCATTCGGTGCTGGTCTGCGGTCGCACGGCCCGCGACAGCATCGAACTGCGTCCCGACGGCCAGGACCCGATCGTGGTGCCCGGGCCCGTCCACACCGATCCCGCCCTGATCTGCGACCCCGTCGACGTCGTGATACTGGCGGTCAAGGCCACCCAGAACGAGGCCTCGGCCGGCTGGCTGTCGCGCCTGTGCGCCGAGCACACCATCGTCACGGTGCTGCAGAACGGCGTCGAGCAGGTCGAGCAGGTCCAGCCGCTGTGCCCATCGTCGCCCGTGGTCCCCGGGATCGTCTGGTACGGCGCCGAGACCCAGCCCGGGGGGTGGGTCCGCCTGCGCACGGAGCCCGCGCTGGTGCTGCCCAGCGGCCCCGCGGCCGCGACGGTTGCCGAGTTGCTGCGCGGCGCCGGCTGCCGGGTGGACTGCGACCCCGACTTCCTCACCGCCGCATGGCGCAAGCTGCTGACCAACGCGCTGGCCGGCTTCATGGCGCTGTCGCGGCGGCGCTCCGGCATGTTCCGCCGCGACGACGTCGCCGAGTTGTCGCGGCGCTATGTGGCCGAATGCCTGGCCGTCGCGCGAGCCGAGGGCGCCCGGCTGCCCGACGACGTGGTCGACGAGTTGGGCGGGCTCTTCCGGCAGGCCCCCGAGGACATGGGCACCTCGATCCTGGCCGACGCGGAGAACCACCGGCGGATGGAGTGGGACATCCGCAACGGGGTGATCATCCGCAAGGCACGCGCGCACAACCTGCCGACACCGATCAGCGATGTGCTGGTGCCGCTGCTGGCCGCAGCCAGCGACGGTCCCGGCTGA
- a CDS encoding MmcQ/YjbR family DNA-binding protein yields the protein MATWDDVARIVGELPLTCEQSPHDWRVGKKLLAWERPLRVSDRAALSANGVQAPEGDILGVWVSDEGVKLALVAEEPDIYFTTPHFDGYPAVLVKLAQIDVRGLEELITEAWLTRAPKKLVQEYLTGSI from the coding sequence GTGGCCACCTGGGACGACGTCGCCCGGATCGTGGGTGAGCTGCCACTCACCTGCGAGCAGTCGCCGCATGACTGGAGGGTCGGCAAGAAGTTGCTGGCATGGGAGCGACCGCTGCGCGTGTCCGACCGCGCTGCGCTGTCGGCCAACGGCGTCCAGGCACCCGAGGGCGACATCCTCGGCGTCTGGGTGTCCGACGAGGGCGTCAAGCTCGCGCTGGTCGCCGAGGAGCCGGACATCTACTTCACCACCCCGCACTTCGACGGCTATCCCGCGGTGCTGGTCAAGCTTGCGCAGATCGACGTCCGCGGTCTCGAGGAGCTGATCACTGAGGCCTGGCTGACGCGCGCGCCCAAGAAGCTGGTCCAGGAGTACTTGACCGGCTCAATCTGA
- a CDS encoding FUSC family protein, with the protein MSTSLLTRPFAGRAVVGGFKRVRGVWFYLVQTSVAAGLSWYIAHDLLAHPQPFFAPIAAAVSLSTSNVLRAQRAIQMIVGVTLGIGTGTLVQALCGPGAVPITIAALAALLAAVFIGQGYIGQGMMFANQTVVSSILVLALYRSGVGWERIYDALIGGGLAIIVATLLLPADPLVVLRSARVEVLRTLHSVLDRTADLARGRDVAARDWPLPAVDGVHEQLGGLIQARATARQVVRFAPRRWGLRGAVQAADHQALHLALLAVSVLQLARVVVPAVDGSCARLPQPAAAVLDDLARATALADSDPTTATSHVDAARRHTSTLLANARERSDVVLGDVVQACVDDLQRVIDLGQR; encoded by the coding sequence ATGAGCACTTCGCTGCTGACGCGGCCGTTCGCGGGTCGAGCCGTCGTCGGGGGTTTCAAACGGGTCCGCGGCGTGTGGTTCTACCTCGTGCAGACCTCGGTAGCGGCGGGTCTGTCGTGGTACATCGCGCACGACTTGCTGGCCCACCCGCAACCGTTCTTCGCCCCGATCGCCGCGGCGGTGTCATTGTCGACCAGCAACGTGCTGCGCGCGCAACGCGCGATCCAGATGATCGTCGGGGTGACCCTGGGTATCGGGACGGGGACCCTGGTGCAGGCGCTGTGCGGACCTGGCGCGGTACCCATCACGATCGCGGCGCTGGCCGCGCTGTTGGCCGCGGTCTTCATCGGTCAGGGCTATATCGGCCAGGGGATGATGTTCGCCAACCAGACCGTGGTGTCGTCGATTCTGGTACTCGCCCTCTATCGCAGCGGTGTCGGTTGGGAACGCATCTACGACGCGCTGATCGGTGGGGGGCTGGCGATCATCGTCGCCACCCTGCTGCTCCCGGCCGACCCGCTCGTCGTGCTGCGCAGCGCGCGCGTCGAGGTGCTGCGCACCCTGCACTCGGTGCTGGACCGCACCGCCGATCTGGCCCGCGGCCGTGACGTTGCCGCCCGGGACTGGCCGCTGCCGGCCGTCGACGGGGTGCACGAGCAGCTCGGCGGACTCATCCAGGCGCGGGCCACAGCTCGTCAGGTCGTGCGATTCGCGCCGCGGCGGTGGGGACTGCGCGGCGCCGTGCAGGCCGCGGATCACCAGGCCTTGCATCTGGCCCTGCTCGCCGTGTCGGTGCTGCAACTGGCGCGCGTGGTGGTCCCCGCCGTCGACGGCAGCTGCGCCCGGCTCCCGCAACCGGCGGCGGCGGTGCTCGACGATCTCGCGCGGGCGACGGCCCTCGCCGACTCCGATCCCACGACCGCGACCAGTCATGTCGACGCGGCCCGCCGGCATACGTCGACGCTGCTGGCGAACGCCCGGGAACGAAGCGATGTGGTGCTGGGCGACGTCGTCCAAGCGTGCGTCGACGACCTGCAGCGAGTGATCGACCTGGGCCAGCGGTAG
- a CDS encoding TIGR03086 family metal-binding protein produces the protein MLNKEVLVDPVTLYRTATERAITVVETVRSDQLDWPTPCSQWTVQQLIDHLVGSAEYLLAATSGRQPAVVTDAMPDDYRRDVQRVLSAVTKPGVLEQICVSPLGFDWPLAQAVAGTFMDVLIHTWDLARATDQDVRLDPRLVQACTSMFLPEMPRRGREAGIIGPEVEVSADASAQDRLLAAMGRRP, from the coding sequence ATGCTAAACAAAGAGGTACTGGTCGATCCCGTCACGCTGTATCGCACGGCGACCGAGCGAGCGATCACCGTCGTTGAGACGGTTCGGTCGGATCAACTCGATTGGCCCACACCGTGTTCGCAATGGACCGTGCAGCAGCTCATCGACCATCTGGTCGGGAGCGCAGAGTATCTGCTGGCAGCGACGTCGGGTCGGCAACCCGCAGTGGTAACGGACGCGATGCCCGACGACTATCGCCGGGACGTGCAGCGAGTGCTGTCCGCTGTCACGAAGCCGGGAGTGCTGGAACAAATCTGCGTGTCCCCGCTCGGCTTTGATTGGCCACTCGCTCAGGCGGTCGCCGGAACGTTCATGGATGTGCTGATCCACACCTGGGATCTGGCGCGCGCCACCGATCAAGACGTGCGGCTCGACCCACGTCTGGTCCAGGCCTGCACGTCGATGTTCTTACCCGAGATGCCCAGGCGGGGAAGGGAAGCCGGCATCATCGGACCGGAGGTGGAAGTCAGCGCCGACGCGTCGGCGCAGGATCGGCTCCTGGCCGCGATGGGTCGTCGCCCATGA
- a CDS encoding Rv2578c family radical SAM protein, translating to MRWADQAVAVNGQPVDDGALPGLQRIGLVRSVRAPQFEGITFHEVLCKSALNRIPDAAALPFRYTVNGYRGCSHACRYCFARPTHEYLDFDSGTDFDSQIVVKTNVAEVLRRELRRPSWRRDAVALGTNTDPYQRAEGRYALMPGIIGALAESGTPLSILTKGTLLRRDLPLITAAAQQVPVSVAVSLAVGDAELHRDVEPGTPTPQARLGLIAAIRDAGLDCHVMVAPVLPHLTDSVEHLDRLLGQISVAGATSVTVFGLHLRRSTRAWFMSWLAGSHPELVGRYRELYRRGAYLPPDYREMLRARAAPLIAKHGLSGDQRPFSQAPKTEPEPNQPTLF from the coding sequence ATGCGGTGGGCGGATCAGGCCGTAGCTGTCAACGGGCAACCGGTCGATGACGGAGCATTACCAGGCCTGCAGCGGATCGGCCTGGTCCGCAGCGTGCGCGCACCGCAGTTCGAGGGGATCACCTTTCACGAGGTGCTCTGCAAATCGGCGCTCAACAGAATTCCGGACGCGGCCGCACTGCCGTTTCGCTACACCGTCAACGGTTACCGCGGCTGCTCGCACGCCTGCCGCTATTGTTTCGCCCGCCCCACCCACGAGTATCTGGACTTCGACTCCGGCACCGACTTTGACTCCCAGATTGTGGTCAAGACCAATGTCGCGGAGGTATTGCGCCGCGAGCTGCGCCGGCCGTCGTGGCGACGTGACGCGGTCGCGCTGGGCACCAACACCGATCCTTACCAGCGCGCAGAGGGCCGCTACGCGTTGATGCCCGGCATCATCGGCGCACTCGCCGAATCCGGTACGCCGCTGTCCATCCTGACCAAGGGCACCCTGCTGCGCCGCGACCTGCCACTGATTACCGCTGCGGCACAACAGGTTCCGGTGTCGGTCGCGGTGTCGCTGGCGGTCGGGGATGCGGAGCTGCACCGCGACGTCGAGCCGGGAACGCCGACGCCGCAGGCGCGACTGGGGCTGATCGCCGCGATCCGCGACGCCGGCCTGGACTGCCACGTGATGGTCGCGCCGGTGCTGCCACACCTCACCGACTCCGTCGAGCACCTCGACCGCCTGCTCGGCCAGATCTCGGTCGCCGGTGCCACCAGCGTCACCGTGTTCGGCTTGCATCTGCGCCGTTCCACCCGCGCCTGGTTCATGTCCTGGCTGGCCGGTTCGCATCCCGAACTCGTCGGCCGCTACCGCGAGTTGTATAGGCGCGGAGCATATTTGCCGCCCGACTATCGCGAGATGCTCCGGGCCCGGGCCGCGCCGCTGATCGCCAAACACGGGCTGTCCGGTGACCAGCGACCGTTTTCGCAGGCGCCGAAAACCGAGCCGGAACCCAACCAGCCCACACTGTTCTAA
- a CDS encoding nitroreductase family deazaflavin-dependent oxidoreductase, which yields MTEEQFPDTETVKAFNNAITEEFRANGGKVGGQFEGADLLLLTTTGAKSGQQRVSPLAYFTIDGRLIIMGSFAGSPKDPAWVHNLRANPRAHIDLGTDAYDVTAHELPSAEREQLFDKVVAVAPGFAEYQSKTSRVIPLFELQRN from the coding sequence ATGACTGAGGAACAGTTCCCCGACACCGAAACAGTCAAAGCATTCAACAACGCGATCACCGAAGAGTTCCGCGCTAACGGCGGCAAGGTCGGCGGCCAGTTCGAAGGCGCCGACCTCCTGCTGCTCACCACGACCGGCGCCAAATCCGGGCAGCAGCGGGTATCGCCGCTGGCGTACTTCACGATCGACGGCAGGCTGATCATCATGGGCTCGTTCGCCGGGTCGCCCAAGGATCCGGCCTGGGTGCACAACCTGCGGGCCAACCCGCGGGCGCACATCGACCTGGGCACCGATGCGTACGACGTCACCGCACACGAACTGCCGTCCGCGGAGCGCGAGCAGCTGTTCGACAAGGTGGTCGCCGTGGCGCCGGGCTTCGCCGAATATCAGTCGAAGACCAGCCGGGTCATTCCGCTGTTCGAGTTGCAGCGCAACTGA
- the aspS gene encoding aspartate--tRNA ligase, translated as MLRSHAAGSLRDRDAGQQVTLVGWVARRRDHGGVIFIDLRDASGIAQVVFRAADVLEQAHRLRAEFCVAVQGVVEIRPEGNANAEIPTGDVELNVTSLTVLGESAPLPFQLDEPAGEELRLKYRYLDLRRDGPAAAIRLRSKVNAAARAVLARHDFVEIETPTITRSTPEGARDFLVPARLHPGSFYALPQSPQLFKQLLMVAGMERYYQIARCYRDEDFRADRQPEFTQLDMEMSFVDVEDIIAISEEILGALWALIGYQIPTPIPRISYAEAMRRFGSDKPDMRFGLELVECTEFFSDTTFRVFQAPYVGALVMPGGASQPRRTLDGWQEWAKQRGHRGLAYVLVGEGGELSGPVAKNLTDAERDGLAGHVGASPGDCIFFSAGPAKASRALLGAARGEIAQRLNLIEAGAWAFVWVVDPPLFEPAEDATAAGDVAVGSGAWTAVHHAFTSPKPEFVGALDTDPGVVLADAYDIVCNGNEIGGGSIRIHRRDVQERVFAVMGLDQAEAVEKFGFLLEAFTFGAPPHGGIAFGWDRINALLSGVDSIREVIAFPKTGGGVDPLTNAPAPITAQQRKESGIDAKPKQVD; from the coding sequence GTGCTGCGCAGCCACGCCGCTGGTTCACTACGTGATCGCGACGCCGGCCAACAGGTGACGCTGGTCGGGTGGGTGGCTCGCCGCCGCGATCACGGTGGCGTCATCTTCATCGACCTGCGGGACGCGTCCGGCATCGCGCAGGTGGTCTTCCGCGCGGCAGACGTGCTGGAACAGGCGCACCGGTTGCGCGCCGAGTTCTGCGTCGCGGTGCAAGGCGTCGTCGAGATCCGCCCGGAAGGCAACGCCAACGCCGAGATTCCCACCGGCGATGTCGAATTGAACGTCACGTCGTTGACCGTGCTCGGCGAAAGTGCGCCGCTGCCATTCCAGTTGGACGAGCCGGCGGGCGAGGAGCTGCGGCTCAAGTACCGCTACCTCGACCTGCGCCGCGACGGACCTGCTGCGGCAATTCGGTTGCGTTCCAAGGTGAATGCCGCCGCTCGCGCGGTGCTGGCGCGTCACGACTTCGTCGAGATCGAGACGCCGACGATCACCCGTTCGACGCCGGAGGGTGCCCGCGACTTCCTGGTGCCGGCCCGGCTGCACCCCGGATCGTTCTACGCGCTGCCGCAAAGCCCGCAGCTGTTCAAACAGTTGCTGATGGTGGCCGGCATGGAGCGCTACTACCAGATCGCGCGCTGCTATCGCGACGAGGATTTCCGTGCCGACCGGCAACCGGAATTCACTCAGCTCGACATGGAGATGAGTTTCGTCGACGTCGAGGACATCATCGCGATCTCCGAGGAGATCCTGGGCGCGCTGTGGGCCCTGATCGGCTACCAGATCCCGACGCCGATTCCGCGCATCAGTTACGCCGAGGCCATGCGACGGTTCGGCTCCGACAAGCCGGACATGCGCTTCGGGCTGGAGCTTGTCGAGTGCACAGAGTTCTTCTCCGACACCACCTTCCGGGTGTTCCAGGCGCCGTACGTCGGTGCGCTGGTGATGCCCGGCGGGGCGTCGCAGCCGCGCCGGACGCTGGATGGCTGGCAGGAGTGGGCCAAACAGCGCGGGCACCGCGGGCTGGCCTACGTGCTGGTCGGCGAGGGGGGCGAGCTGAGCGGTCCGGTGGCCAAGAACCTGACCGATGCCGAACGCGACGGACTGGCCGGCCACGTCGGGGCCAGCCCGGGCGACTGCATCTTCTTCTCCGCCGGGCCGGCGAAGGCGTCGCGGGCCCTGCTGGGTGCGGCCCGCGGCGAGATCGCCCAGCGGCTCAACCTGATTGAGGCGGGAGCCTGGGCGTTCGTCTGGGTGGTCGACCCGCCGCTGTTCGAACCCGCCGAGGACGCGACCGCCGCCGGTGATGTCGCCGTCGGGTCCGGCGCCTGGACCGCGGTTCACCACGCGTTCACCTCGCCCAAGCCCGAGTTCGTGGGGGCCCTCGACACCGATCCCGGCGTGGTGCTCGCCGATGCCTACGACATCGTCTGCAACGGCAACGAGATCGGCGGCGGCTCGATCCGTATCCATCGCCGCGACGTCCAGGAGCGGGTTTTCGCGGTGATGGGTCTGGACCAGGCGGAAGCCGTGGAGAAGTTCGGATTCCTGTTGGAGGCGTTCACGTTTGGCGCGCCCCCGCACGGCGGTATCGCGTTCGGCTGGGACCGGATCAACGCACTGCTGTCCGGGGTGGACTCCATCCGCGAGGTGATTGCCTTCCCGAAGACGGGCGGCGGTGTCGACCCGCTGACCAATGCACCCGCGCCGATCACCGCACAGCAGCGCAAGGAATCCGGAATAGATGCCAAACCCAAACAGGTTGACTAG